A single window of Acinetobacter wuhouensis DNA harbors:
- a CDS encoding reverse transcriptase family protein, translating to MLYSIEPVKSPQEWRTYFDNIGLKEEYIEIYLQIIEELYRKKNPIIFEIEHFSKLVGVEVTVLLSMIFSKEKFYRQFKIPKKKGGERTITVPSPSLMLVQKWIYNYILINKKIHYSAHGFNFNRSIITNAKMHVGNKAFLKIDLKDFFPSIPIGWIVNYFKQQGYPPKISFYLASLCTLKDSLPQGAPTSPILSNIIFYNLDKVLYKFSKKNALTYTRYADDLVFSGKYISLKFRNFVIFLIRKYGFQINSKKTSLKVNAGQNIITGILVKDTIFVPKKYKRKLRQEMFYIKKFGLLSHIATTNIRDPNYVYSLMGRLNFVLTVEPENEEFIEYQNYIKRILKKAD from the coding sequence ATGTTGTATTCTATTGAACCTGTAAAATCTCCACAAGAATGGAGAACATACTTTGATAATATAGGTCTTAAAGAAGAATATATTGAAATTTATCTTCAAATTATTGAAGAGTTATATAGAAAGAAAAATCCAATTATTTTTGAAATTGAACATTTTTCTAAATTGGTTGGTGTAGAAGTAACAGTATTATTAAGTATGATTTTTTCTAAAGAAAAATTTTATAGACAATTTAAGATTCCCAAAAAAAAGGGTGGAGAACGTACTATTACTGTGCCATCTCCCTCGCTCATGTTAGTTCAAAAATGGATTTATAATTATATTTTAATTAATAAAAAAATACATTATTCAGCCCATGGGTTTAATTTTAATAGATCAATTATTACTAATGCTAAAATGCATGTAGGTAATAAAGCTTTTTTAAAAATTGATTTAAAAGATTTTTTCCCGTCGATTCCTATAGGTTGGATTGTCAATTATTTTAAGCAGCAGGGTTATCCACCTAAAATATCATTTTATTTAGCATCATTATGTACATTGAAAGATTCACTACCTCAAGGTGCTCCTACTAGTCCAATTTTGTCTAATATAATTTTTTATAATTTAGATAAAGTTTTGTATAAGTTTTCTAAGAAAAATGCTTTAACTTATACTCGTTATGCTGATGATCTTGTATTTTCAGGCAAGTATATATCTTTAAAATTTAGAAATTTCGTAATTTTTTTAATAAGAAAATATGGTTTTCAAATAAACTCTAAGAAAACTAGTTTGAAAGTTAATGCAGGTCAAAATATCATCACAGGAATTTTAGTTAAGGATACTATTTTTGTTCCTAAAAAATACAAAAGAAAGTTAAGGCAGGAAATGTTCTATATCAAAAAATTTGGTCTTTTATCACATATTGCTACTACTAATATTAGAGATCCTAATTATGTTTATAGCCTAATGGGAAGATTGAATTTTGTACTTACTGTTGAGCCTGAAAATGAAGAGTTTATTGAATACCAAAATTATATCAAGAGAATATTAAAAAAGGCTGATTAA
- a CDS encoding molecular chaperone DnaJ has protein sequence MSFELKPILQPDTVSTPQQKKLYRLIEKIEQQKLELAKWQQAKDEVLQYTRKHLIPVYQELHNILFSQLQQLWEHISHGDFSKADALLLDNKIQSLAQYLKSSQSLSSEQLDKVNGLYQYYQQSFEYEKSKKKKASADQTKAVDLNIQNDPEAFVETENWDQEQYQQLREQARLQRQQDKRQQAEKMAEQSLKTVYLKLASTIHPDREPDETKKLEKTEIFQHVNAAYEQQDLFALLKLQIQIEQGNGSNKKGLGDEQLKFYKMALDSQSQKLADQLAELIDTLVWSEKAKIKVQKAQGKLQISDLYGQIDEDTSALKRQVKWEKERLKYIGKVKGLEMLLGNGYL, from the coding sequence ATGTCTTTCGAGTTAAAACCCATTCTTCAGCCAGATACAGTGTCCACTCCACAGCAGAAAAAACTGTATCGCCTGATTGAAAAAATTGAACAGCAAAAGCTTGAACTGGCAAAGTGGCAACAGGCAAAAGATGAAGTTTTACAATATACCCGTAAGCATTTAATTCCAGTTTATCAGGAATTACACAACATTTTATTTAGTCAGTTACAACAGCTTTGGGAACATATCAGTCATGGTGATTTTTCCAAAGCAGATGCTCTGTTACTGGATAATAAAATTCAGTCACTTGCACAGTATTTAAAAAGTTCACAATCACTTTCCAGTGAACAGCTAGATAAAGTGAATGGATTATATCAGTACTATCAGCAATCATTTGAATATGAAAAATCTAAAAAAAAGAAAGCATCAGCAGATCAAACTAAAGCTGTTGATCTGAACATTCAAAATGATCCTGAAGCATTTGTTGAAACTGAGAACTGGGATCAGGAACAATATCAGCAACTTCGTGAGCAAGCCAGACTCCAAAGACAGCAGGATAAAAGACAGCAAGCTGAAAAAATGGCAGAGCAGTCTTTAAAAACAGTCTATTTAAAATTAGCTTCAACTATTCACCCTGACCGTGAACCTGATGAAACTAAAAAGCTGGAAAAGACTGAAATTTTTCAACATGTAAACGCTGCCTATGAACAGCAGGATTTGTTTGCTTTACTAAAATTACAAATACAGATTGAGCAGGGTAATGGCTCAAATAAAAAGGGCTTAGGTGATGAACAGCTTAAGTTTTATAAAATGGCATTGGACAGTCAAAGCCAGAAACTAGCAGATCAACTGGCTGAACTGATTGACACTTTGGTCTGGTCTGAAAAGGCTAAAATAAAGGTACAAAAAGCACAGGGAAAACTACAGATTTCTGATCTGTATGGGCAGATTGATGAAGATACTTCTGCGTTGAAGCGACAGGTGAAGTGGGAAAAAGAACGGCTGAAATATATAGGAAAAGTGAAAGGGTTGGAGATGTTGTTGGGGAATGGGTACTTGTAA
- a CDS encoding phosphoribosyltransferase-like protein, with protein MSRKEHIELSKIIAQHPWLSDKSKEIRNLLFSECETDEHRHLITAIISELVHVDMYSYKELIKSVAENIKNTHLTSSTTLIVSMTGDRSADSGQHVLYELKYFLRYYKWTGYTAVNKYNESHKIFKDNGQQDTDLILVDNFIGSGRTVQTRINWVKETFKIKNYKTPNISVKVALCTKSGFDFLKSEGVDVYASKIINDKLIENLFSSNKDHYIEMMQYLESKLLTVYKTKKNITKLLPSLGYGKAQVALSIETMNTPNNVFPIFWWQYSNNTKEREVLLLRDMEDA; from the coding sequence ATGAGTAGAAAAGAACATATTGAACTATCAAAGATAATTGCTCAACATCCATGGCTAAGTGATAAATCAAAAGAAATTAGAAATCTTTTATTTAGTGAATGCGAAACTGATGAGCATAGACACTTAATAACAGCCATAATTTCTGAACTAGTCCATGTGGATATGTATTCTTACAAAGAGTTAATTAAAAGTGTAGCTGAAAATATTAAAAATACACATCTCACGTCTTCCACAACTTTAATTGTATCTATGACAGGAGATCGTTCCGCTGATAGTGGACAACATGTTCTATATGAGCTTAAGTATTTTTTGAGATATTACAAATGGACAGGTTATACAGCTGTTAATAAATATAATGAATCTCACAAGATTTTTAAAGATAATGGACAACAAGATACTGATTTGATTCTGGTTGATAACTTTATTGGCAGTGGTCGAACGGTACAGACACGAATTAATTGGGTAAAGGAAACTTTCAAAATAAAAAATTATAAAACTCCCAATATTAGTGTAAAAGTTGCTTTATGTACTAAAAGTGGATTTGACTTTCTAAAAAGTGAAGGCGTAGATGTTTATGCTTCTAAAATTATTAACGATAAACTTATTGAGAATTTATTTTCTTCCAATAAAGATCATTATATTGAAATGATGCAGTATCTAGAGAGTAAATTACTAACTGTGTATAAAACTAAGAAAAATATTACAAAGTTATTGCCATCTCTAGGTTACGGTAAAGCTCAAGTTGCATTGTCAATTGAAACAATGAATACACCTAATAATGTATTCCCAATTTTCTGGTGGCAGTATTCTAATAATACAAAGGAAAGAGAAGTATTATTGCTTAGGGATATGGAGGATGCTTAA